The Urocitellus parryii isolate mUroPar1 chromosome 6, mUroPar1.hap1, whole genome shotgun sequence genome includes a window with the following:
- the LOC113192068 gene encoding cytochrome c oxidase subunit 6C, translated as MASGTLAKPQMRGLLAKRLRFHIVGAFTVALGVAALYKFGVAEPRKKAYADFYRNYDSMKDFEEMRRAGIFQSVK; from the coding sequence ATGGCTTCCGGCACTTTGGCGAAACCTCAGATGCGGGGTCTTCTGGCCAAGCGTCTGCGGTTTCATATTGTTGGAGCATTCACGGTTGCCCTGGGGGTTGCAGCTCTCTATAAGTTTGGTGTGGCTGAACCAAGAAAGAAGGCATATGCAGATTTCTACAGAAATTATGATTCCATGAAAGATTTTGAGGAGATGAGGCGGGCTGGAATCTTCCAGAGTGTAAAGTAA